The stretch of DNA GACCCTGTTGATTCACCGAGTTGTAAAACTCCTTCTGATCAACCAAAGGAAGCTGCAGAGGACAGTTCTTCCGAAGCTTCTGTTGTGCAGCAAGACCATGACCCTGTTGATTCACCGAGTTGTAAAACTCCTTCTGATCAACCAAAGGAAGCTGCAGAGGACAGTTCTTCCGAAGCTTCTGTTGTGCAGCAAGACCATGACCCTGTTGATTCACCGAGTTGTAAAACTCCTTCTGATCAACCAAAGGAAGCTGCAGAGGACAGTTCTTCCGAAGCTTCTGTTGTGCAGCAAGACCATGACCCTGTTGATTCACCGAGTTGTAAAACTCCTTCTGATCAACCAAAGGAAGCTGCAGAGGACAGTTCTTCCGAAGCTTCTGTTGTGCAGCAAGACCATGACCCTGTTGATTCACCGAGTTGTAAAACTCCTTCTGATCAACCAAAGGAAGCTGCAGAGGACAGTTCTTCCGAAGCTTCTATTGTGCAGCAAGACCATGAACTCGATTCACCGAGTTGTAAAACTCCTTCTGATCCACCTTCACATCAGAACTTTGACATTTCAGAACATGTTCTTGTTGAGGAACGAGTTCAATGCGATATTTTGCAGGAGAATTTAGTTCAACAAGATGGTTTAAAGGAGAAATCAtctgcctcctcctcctcctccttgtcTAACGAAGAAATACACTCTACATCTCCATTTCTTGAAGAGTATTGTGATACTTCTCAGACATCAGCCTCTACTATTGGTGATGAAGAATCAATTACTGATGATGAGTCTCAGATCACCAACACTTTAACCACTCAAAACTCTTCTCCTGGAAGCTCTTTGGTTTTTCCAGGTGGGGATAGTGTAGAAGAAGTTAGAGTTAAATCCTCCTTGCCAGATGGAGAAATACTCTCTACATCTTCATTGTTTGAAAACTACTGTGATGCTAATTTGACATCAACCACTACTCTTGCTGATGAAGAACAACCAATAATTACCAATGATGAATCTCGGATCACTAACACTTTCACCCCTCATCCTGGAAACCTTTCGGTTTCTTCATGCGGGAAAAGTGTAGAAGAAGTTGGAGATGTATCGTGCAGAGATTTTGGTTCCACAGAATCTCAATCTACTCAAAGTTCTATGAAAAGTTTTGGGACAGAAGTAAAGTGTAATGATGACCCTGTTCTTCCTGCGCTTGGCATCTTTACGGATAATGATTCAAGTACGAATGATCCACTCTCCACCAAGATTGCAGATGTACCTGTTCAAGATAATGTGGCAAACATGAGATCTTCTAATGCGGGTTGGTGCTTCtgttttctctacttttttAAGTTGtgcttattattctttttttaaaccTTCAATTGGTCTCCTCACGCGTTTCTTTTGTTAGATGTGATGAATGAAAAATCTGATGTTGCTCCATTGGATATCAATGCATTGTACCACATTGATTTTCGGGAAGACTCCTCGTATGTTGACAACAATGCAATGCGTGTTAAGACCATTTCTCCATTGGATACCAATGCATTAAACAGCATGCAATCTCGAGAAGACCCCTTGTATGTTGACGACAGTGTGCTTTATGCAATGCATCTTAGGACTAAGAAACTCAGATCCTTCAAGGTTCTAAACTGctttctccctctttctcttaGATATTTCTTTGTGATATATAAACTTGAACCTTACTTGATTACAGATTGTTCTGACTGATATTAGACTTGAATTTTGGCTTACATGATCCTTAATGATCTCTCATCGCCTAATTTTACCTGTTTCTACAATCAGCAGAGAAAGATCTTGGATGCTTTAacttcaaaaagaagaagagagaaggaatATGAGCAACTTGCAATTTGGTTTGGAGATGCGGAGATGGGTTCTGATCTGGCCACTGGGGAAGACTCTAAACAAGTGAAAGCCATGGACTCCAAAAGCTCACAGCTACTTGAATCAGAAGATTCCCAATGGGAGCTATTGTGAGATTTTTTGTTCACCATATTGTACAAGTTAAAATAGGCCCTGTGATTTATCTTGAGTGAGACTCATGTTACCTTATTTAAACATAAATGAGCTAATCTGCTCTGTGATTGA from Camelina sativa cultivar DH55 chromosome 9, Cs, whole genome shotgun sequence encodes:
- the LOC104712921 gene encoding uncharacterized protein LOC104712921 isoform X1, with product MGLESKGRAWFGKIYNKLETLLVEVDSFTSQSTLCLKPSGLPGFESVRCEPKEVAEQGRSSVSYNVKQHHDDRVASPRCESLFDPPSHQNFDMPGHVVVERRVQEDIFQENLSASSFPNATHLVDEEQLVTDEESQVLSDGETHSTSSLLEEYHDANLTSAITTGDEEPIVTDEESQVLSDAETLFTSPLREEYHDANLTSSTTVDEETIVTDEESHITNTLTPQKFSDQPKEVAEDSSSEASIMQQDHDPVDSPSCKTPSDQPKEAAEDSSSEASVVQQDHDPVDSPSCKTPSDQPKEAAEDSSSEASVVQQDHDPVDSPSCKTPSDQPKEAAEDSSSEASVVQQDHDPVDSPSCKTPSDQPKEAAEDSSSEASVVQQDHDPVDSPSCKTPSDQPKEAAEDSSSEASVVQQDHDPVDSPSCKTPSDQPKEAAEDSSSEASVVQQDHDPVDSPSCKTPSDQPKEAAEDSSSEASIVQQDHELDSPSCKTPSDPPSHQNFDISEHVLVEERVQCDILQENLVQQDGLKEKSSASSSSSLSNEEIHSTSPFLEEYCDTSQTSASTIGDEESITDDESQITNTLTTQNSSPGSSLVFPGGDSVEEVRVKSSLPDGEILSTSSLFENYCDANLTSTTTLADEEQPIITNDESRITNTFTPHPGNLSVSSCGKSVEEVGDVSCRDFGSTESQSTQSSMKSFGTEVKCNDDPVLPALGIFTDNDSSTNDPLSTKIADVPVQDNVANMRSSNADVMNEKSDVAPLDINALYHIDFREDSSYVDNNAMRVKTISPLDTNALNSMQSREDPLYVDDSVLYAMHLRTKKLRSFKQRKILDALTSKRRREKEYEQLAIWFGDAEMGSDLATGEDSKQVKAMDSKSSQLLESEDSQWELL
- the LOC104712921 gene encoding uncharacterized protein LOC104712921 isoform X2; amino-acid sequence: MGLESKGRAWFGKIYNKLETLLVEVDSFTSQSTLCLKPSGLPGFESVRCEPKEVAEQGRSSVSYNVKQHHDDRVASPRCESLFDPPSHQNFDMPGHVVVERRVQEDIFQENLSASSFPNATHLVDEEQLVTDEESQVLSDGETHSTSSLLEEYHDANLTSAITTGDEEPIVTDEESQVLSDAETLFTSPLREEYHDANLTSSTTVDEETIVTDEESHITNTLTPQKFSDQPKEVAEDSSSEASIMQQDHDPVDSPSCKTPSDQPKEAAEDSSSEASVVQQDHDPVDSPSCKTPSDQPKEAAEDSSSEASVVQQDHDPVDSPSCKTPSDQPKEAAEDSSSEASVVQQDHDPVDSPSCKTPSDQPKEAAEDSSSEASVVQQDHDPVDSPSCKTPSDQPKEAAEDSSSEASVVQQDHDPVDSPSCKTPSDQPKEAAEDSSSEASVVQQDHDPVDSPSCKTPSDQPKEAAEDSSSEASIVQQDHELDSPSCKTPSDPPSHQNFDISEHVLVEERVQCDILQENLVQQDGLKEKSSASSSSSLSNEEIHSTSPFLEEYCDTSQTSASTIGDEESITDDESQITNTLTTQNSSPGSSLVFPGGDSVEEVRVKSSLPDGEILSTSSLFENYCDANLTSTTTLADEEQPIITNDESRITNTFTPHPGNLSVSSCGKSVEEVGDVSCRDFGSTESQSTQSSMKSFGTEVKCNDDPVLPALGIFTDNDSSTNDPLSTKIADVPVQDNVANMRSSNADVMNEKSDVAPLDINALYHIDFREDSSYVDNNAMRVKTISPLDTNALNSMQSREDPLYVDDSVLYAMHLRTKKLRSFKRKILDALTSKRRREKEYEQLAIWFGDAEMGSDLATGEDSKQVKAMDSKSSQLLESEDSQWELL